A genomic window from Serratia liquefaciens includes:
- a CDS encoding ABC transporter permease subunit, with protein sequence MVKAQRLLPLASRLFSLLGMIVLIGLMPWLSGRDPALSLLRARSGEQEATPEALNAIRQQYGLEDGPLLLLGRWFHGVLRGDAGNSWISGRPVLEGMLQATGVSLTLMGYALAIAMLVAMLLALPTLWRGLHGENRRPAGVLAVSLTALPEFLLAALLLIVGAVWLQWFPPYGWQSLQHAVLPALALGLPAGGLLALLLNDGLAATFSERWLLTWNLAGIARRHCLLAVLRRTLPALLPQIGLVLIGLTGGAIAVEKVFAVPGLGRATLGAAIAQDLPTLQCGILILLLLAFGTGFLMQGAHYLLLGRIAAALPNSTPPQQSSRASYIFAAVAALSLCLLVLSGIIRDPFSSLHIRLQSPSLDLPFGADATGRDILARVAYGALNTSLLALAVSFASLFLGIVFGLMPRLMCGVIELANATPPIVAGLLVTAVTGPSPFGAACAVMLVSWAPLSAHCASLLAEARTQPYIRMLPVLGIGRWRTLTYYLLPALWVPLLRHAMLRLPGIALALAALGFLGLGPQPPSAEWGLVLAEGMPYIERAPWGVLAPAVALVLLAVLAVTLANTAGNRRR encoded by the coding sequence ATGGTAAAAGCGCAACGGCTATTGCCACTCGCCTCACGCCTGTTCTCGCTGCTGGGGATGATCGTCCTGATTGGGCTGATGCCCTGGCTGTCCGGGCGCGATCCGGCGCTCAGCTTGCTGCGGGCGCGTTCGGGTGAACAAGAAGCAACCCCGGAAGCCCTGAATGCCATTCGTCAGCAGTATGGCCTGGAGGACGGGCCGTTACTGCTGCTTGGCCGCTGGTTTCACGGCGTGCTGCGGGGGGATGCCGGCAACTCGTGGATATCCGGTCGCCCGGTGCTGGAAGGCATGTTGCAGGCCACAGGGGTTTCTCTGACGCTGATGGGCTACGCACTGGCGATAGCGATGCTGGTCGCGATGTTGCTGGCACTGCCAACCCTGTGGCGCGGCCTGCATGGCGAGAACCGCCGTCCCGCAGGCGTGTTAGCGGTATCCCTGACCGCACTGCCCGAATTTTTGCTGGCAGCGCTGCTGTTGATCGTTGGCGCCGTCTGGCTGCAGTGGTTTCCTCCCTACGGCTGGCAAAGCCTGCAGCATGCCGTGCTACCGGCATTGGCCCTGGGCTTACCGGCCGGCGGCCTGCTGGCCCTGTTGCTCAATGACGGCCTGGCCGCAACCTTCTCCGAACGCTGGTTGCTGACCTGGAACCTGGCCGGTATCGCTCGGCGGCATTGCCTGCTGGCCGTTCTGCGCCGCACGCTGCCTGCGCTGCTGCCGCAGATTGGTTTAGTGCTGATCGGACTGACCGGCGGCGCGATCGCCGTCGAGAAAGTGTTCGCCGTTCCGGGACTGGGCCGGGCAACATTGGGGGCCGCCATCGCTCAGGATCTGCCCACCTTGCAATGCGGCATCCTGATCTTGTTGCTGCTGGCCTTCGGCACCGGTTTTCTGATGCAGGGAGCCCATTACCTGCTGTTGGGCCGAATAGCCGCCGCATTACCCAATTCAACGCCGCCACAGCAAAGCAGCCGGGCGAGCTATATTTTCGCCGCCGTCGCTGCCCTGTCGCTGTGCCTGTTAGTCCTGAGCGGGATCATCCGCGATCCCTTTTCGTCACTGCATATCCGTCTGCAGTCACCCAGTCTGGATCTGCCCTTTGGCGCGGACGCCACCGGCCGGGACATTCTGGCACGTGTCGCCTACGGTGCACTGAATACCAGCCTGTTGGCGCTGGCTGTCAGCTTCGCTTCGCTGTTCTTGGGGATAGTGTTCGGGTTGATGCCTCGCCTGATGTGCGGGGTCATTGAGTTGGCCAACGCTACACCGCCGATAGTCGCGGGGCTGTTGGTCACCGCAGTCACCGGGCCTTCCCCCTTCGGTGCCGCCTGCGCGGTAATGCTGGTCAGTTGGGCGCCGCTGTCCGCTCACTGCGCCTCGTTGTTGGCTGAGGCCCGCACCCAGCCTTATATCCGCATGTTGCCGGTGTTGGGGATCGGCCGCTGGCGTACGCTGACGTACTATCTGTTGCCGGCGCTTTGGGTTCCCCTGCTGCGTCACGCCATGCTGCGCCTGCCGGGCATTGCTCTGGCGCTGGCGGCATTGGGGTTCCTTGGCCTGGGGCCACAGCCTCCCAGTGCGGAGTGGGGACTGGTACTGGCCGAGGGCATGCCCTATATCGAACGGGCGCCGTGGGGCGTTCTTGCGCCAGCGGTCGCTCTGGTGCTGTTGGCGGTGCTTGCGGTAACGCTGGCAAATACCGCCGGCAATCGCCGACGCTGA
- a CDS encoding TonB-dependent siderophore receptor yields MPMIFPVKRSRVLCAFAMFLPLASLAEDTLVVTAKPADTAEAATHGYQATTSQGATKTDKPLILTAQSVSVVTRQQMTDQNTQTVNDALKYAPGVFTNFSGGATRYDTIALRGFHGGDVNNTFLDGLRLLSDGGTYNALQVDPWFLERIDVIKGPSSVMYGQSIPGGLVALTSKRPQFATEGHVNLMAGNNSTQGGAFDVTGPLSEQWAYRLTGMTRSSETMYDHQREERYAISPSLLWQPDENTSLLLKAYLQKDPSGGYHSAVPADGSLYSSTGDKLGRGFFDGESSRNVFKRWEQIYSYAFSHSFNDVWSFRQNASYTHSNVELQQVYQIGWNDDHSLLNRYYSGSATSLDAFAVDNQLEADFATGPLDHKVMLGLDYQRLRNNLWDESAAASQLNPYTGVSGGDALTNLTHTDSRRHYEQTGVYLQDEISLQNWYLNLSGRFDRIESKNTVLNTGASDARTDDNFSGRASLLYRFDNGFSPYASYSTAVTPEALPDQSGHMLKPSTSEQYEVGLKYQPPGSASIYSVALYDLTQKDVANRVVQQSYYLPAGKVHSQGIELEARSKVTEHFDLIAGYTYNKVKFKDAIDGNDGNTPYLAPEQMASLWGKYATAYGVDLGAGVRYIGKQWADNENTLRIPSVTLLDASVRMNLDRVNPSLKGAYVQLNVNNLTDRKYVAACYGTGYCYWGAERSVVATVGYDF; encoded by the coding sequence ATGCCGATGATTTTTCCTGTCAAACGGTCACGGGTTTTATGCGCGTTCGCAATGTTCCTGCCACTGGCGTCTCTTGCTGAGGATACCCTGGTCGTTACCGCTAAACCTGCCGATACGGCGGAGGCAGCAACCCATGGCTATCAGGCCACGACCAGCCAGGGGGCGACCAAAACCGATAAGCCGTTGATTCTGACTGCACAGTCCGTTTCGGTGGTGACGCGCCAACAAATGACGGATCAGAATACCCAAACGGTTAACGATGCCCTGAAATATGCCCCCGGTGTTTTCACCAACTTTTCCGGTGGTGCCACGCGCTATGACACCATTGCGTTACGTGGTTTTCACGGTGGCGACGTTAATAACACTTTCCTTGATGGTTTGCGGTTATTGAGTGACGGCGGCACCTATAATGCCCTGCAGGTTGATCCCTGGTTCCTGGAACGCATCGACGTTATCAAAGGGCCTTCATCGGTCATGTACGGGCAAAGCATTCCGGGCGGCTTGGTCGCTTTGACCTCCAAGCGACCCCAGTTTGCCACGGAAGGGCACGTTAACCTGATGGCAGGCAATAACAGCACCCAGGGGGGCGCTTTCGATGTGACCGGCCCGCTGTCGGAACAGTGGGCTTATCGATTGACCGGGATGACGCGCAGCAGCGAAACCATGTACGACCATCAGCGTGAGGAAAGATATGCCATTTCACCTTCATTGCTGTGGCAGCCGGATGAAAATACCTCGCTGCTGCTGAAAGCTTACCTGCAAAAAGATCCGTCCGGCGGTTATCACAGTGCGGTACCGGCAGATGGCAGCCTCTATTCCAGCACCGGTGACAAGCTGGGGCGTGGCTTCTTTGATGGTGAAAGCAGCCGCAATGTGTTCAAACGTTGGGAGCAGATTTACAGCTACGCTTTTTCGCACAGTTTTAACGATGTTTGGTCATTCCGCCAGAATGCCAGTTACACCCATTCCAATGTTGAATTACAGCAGGTGTACCAGATTGGCTGGAATGACGATCACAGCCTGTTGAATCGCTATTACAGCGGTTCAGCCACCTCGCTGGATGCATTCGCCGTCGATAACCAGCTGGAAGCCGATTTTGCTACCGGGCCGTTGGATCACAAGGTGATGCTGGGTCTGGATTACCAGCGCCTGCGTAATAATCTTTGGGATGAATCTGCGGCAGCTTCGCAGCTTAATCCTTATACCGGGGTGTCCGGCGGCGACGCATTAACCAACCTGACACATACCGATTCCCGACGTCACTATGAGCAAACCGGGGTTTATCTGCAGGATGAAATCAGCCTACAGAATTGGTACCTGAATCTCTCCGGGCGTTTCGACCGTATCGAGTCTAAAAATACGGTGCTTAACACCGGCGCTAGCGATGCTCGTACCGACGACAATTTTAGCGGCCGCGCTTCGCTGTTGTATCGCTTCGATAATGGTTTCTCGCCTTATGCCAGCTACAGCACGGCGGTTACCCCGGAGGCGCTGCCCGATCAAAGCGGGCATATGCTCAAACCGAGCACCAGCGAGCAGTATGAGGTGGGCCTGAAGTACCAGCCACCAGGCAGTGCCTCAATATACAGCGTGGCGCTGTATGACCTGACGCAGAAAGATGTGGCTAACCGAGTGGTGCAACAAAGCTATTACCTGCCGGCCGGCAAGGTGCATTCTCAGGGGATTGAACTGGAGGCCCGCAGCAAGGTAACTGAACATTTCGATCTGATCGCCGGCTATACCTACAATAAAGTGAAATTCAAAGATGCCATTGATGGCAACGACGGCAATACACCGTATCTCGCACCGGAGCAAATGGCTTCACTGTGGGGCAAATACGCCACCGCTTACGGCGTGGATCTTGGTGCCGGCGTACGTTATATCGGCAAGCAGTGGGCCGATAATGAGAATACGTTGCGAATTCCTTCCGTGACGCTGTTGGATGCCTCGGTGCGGATGAATCTGGACAGGGTGAATCCGTCGTTGAAAGGCGCCTATGTGCAACTGAATGTGAATAATCTGACCGACCGGAAATATGTCGCGGCCTGCTATGGGACCGGCTATTGCTACTGGGGCGCGGAACGCTCCGTGGTGGCGACCGTGGGATACGATTTCTGA
- a CDS encoding ABC transporter substrate-binding protein produces the protein MFNPRFIGPTGCLLAGSLLLVGCFDPADPRESTGDERRIRLAMLQPPRSGLTPLSDDAFKLSRWSTAETLVVLNADGDAKPALATEWQQLDQHRWRFVLRSGVNFHDGSAMAPESVVRSLSAAMKATPKPRILDGVELTIAAEGEHAVVISTAVPDPLLPQRLSSPQLAILAERAYAANGVVNPLQAGTGAFVLTEVNGTSSARLNRFDGYWGEKATAPGIDVSFVPDSAARAAALRTGNADLVEALPVSQLPLIAAELIHEVPMPRTNTLYLNTRVGAFRDPAIRAAAAAAIKRRPLVDNVYEGRADIASGLLGPALPWAAPLRQPQPTLPTTTVEGKTITLATFSDRAELPEVAVYLAQQLSAAGFVVKQEVREYAHIEADALAGKFDAFILSRATVLDSGDPLAYMYSDFACRGSFNIAQLCDPQVDEALTQAAAIPAGPQRRQAIIAAESRILATHAAIPLLHERVIQGEAAVMRSAERDPRERLLVTPRSFIATEQP, from the coding sequence ATGTTCAACCCGCGCTTTATTGGCCCAACCGGCTGCCTGCTCGCCGGCAGTTTGCTGCTTGTCGGCTGCTTTGACCCTGCGGACCCCAGAGAAAGCACCGGCGACGAACGGCGCATCCGACTGGCCATGCTGCAGCCCCCACGCTCCGGGCTCACGCCATTGAGCGATGACGCGTTTAAACTTTCGCGCTGGAGCACCGCCGAAACACTGGTGGTGCTGAACGCCGACGGCGATGCCAAGCCGGCGCTGGCAACCGAATGGCAACAGCTGGACCAACACCGCTGGCGCTTCGTATTGCGATCGGGTGTCAACTTCCATGACGGCAGTGCTATGGCGCCGGAAAGCGTGGTGCGTTCGCTTTCGGCGGCGATGAAGGCCACACCCAAACCGCGCATTCTTGACGGGGTCGAATTAACGATCGCTGCAGAAGGCGAGCATGCCGTCGTTATCTCTACCGCCGTGCCCGATCCGCTCCTCCCGCAGCGGTTGTCCAGCCCGCAATTGGCGATCCTCGCAGAACGAGCCTACGCCGCCAACGGCGTGGTTAATCCCTTACAGGCCGGAACCGGCGCCTTTGTACTGACGGAAGTCAACGGCACCAGCAGCGCACGCTTAAACCGTTTCGACGGCTATTGGGGCGAGAAAGCGACCGCCCCGGGGATCGACGTCAGCTTTGTCCCGGACAGCGCCGCCCGCGCTGCCGCGCTACGCACCGGCAACGCCGATTTGGTAGAGGCGCTGCCGGTCTCGCAGTTGCCGCTGATTGCGGCTGAATTGATCCACGAAGTGCCCATGCCACGCACCAATACGCTGTATCTGAACACCCGGGTCGGTGCTTTCCGCGATCCGGCCATTCGCGCCGCCGCCGCTGCGGCGATCAAACGTCGTCCGTTGGTGGACAACGTCTACGAAGGCCGCGCCGATATTGCCTCCGGGCTGCTGGGTCCCGCCCTGCCTTGGGCCGCACCATTGCGCCAGCCGCAACCGACTCTGCCGACAACTACTGTTGAAGGCAAAACCATCACCCTGGCCACTTTCAGCGATCGTGCCGAGCTACCCGAAGTGGCGGTGTATCTGGCGCAGCAACTCAGCGCCGCCGGTTTTGTGGTGAAGCAGGAAGTGCGGGAATACGCGCACATTGAAGCCGACGCGCTGGCGGGTAAATTCGACGCCTTTATCTTGTCGCGAGCCACGGTGCTGGACTCTGGCGATCCGCTGGCCTACATGTACAGTGACTTCGCCTGCCGGGGTTCTTTCAACATTGCTCAACTGTGCGATCCGCAGGTAGACGAAGCCTTGACTCAGGCCGCCGCCATCCCTGCCGGGCCACAACGACGCCAGGCGATCATCGCGGCAGAAAGCCGCATTCTGGCGACCCATGCGGCGATACCCTTGCTGCATGAACGCGTGATCCAGGGGGAAGCTGCCGTAATGAGGAGCGCAGAGCGCGATCCGCGTGAACGTCTGCTGGTGACGCCTCGCAGCTTCATCGCCACAGAGCAACCTTGA
- the dadX gene encoding catabolic alanine racemase DadX: MPRPITARLHLGAFENNLQVVRRFAPSAKVWSVVKANAYGHGIKHVWRSLAQTDGFALLDLAEAIMLRESGWQGPILLLEGFFKAQDLALLDRYRLTTSVHSDWQLAAIAEAKLSAPLDVYLKVNSGMNRLGFAPDRLHAVWLKAQQISNIASLTLMSHFATADGPQGVVEQMETIEEAAAGITSPRCLANSAATLWHPETHGSWVRPGIVLYGASPNGQSRDIADSGLKPTMTLSSEIIGIQTLKKNDQVGYGWRYRAEGAQRIGVVACGYADGYPRHAQTGTPVWVDGVLTRTLGTVSMDMLVVDLTPCPHAEIGAEVELWGRRLPVDDVAAAAGTLGYELLTALAARVPIVTEA; this comes from the coding sequence ATGCCTCGCCCGATTACCGCCAGGTTGCACCTTGGCGCCTTTGAAAATAACCTGCAGGTGGTTCGTCGGTTTGCCCCCAGCGCCAAAGTCTGGTCAGTGGTCAAAGCCAATGCCTATGGCCACGGCATTAAACATGTTTGGCGCAGTTTGGCACAAACCGACGGCTTTGCGCTGTTGGATCTCGCCGAAGCAATTATGCTGCGCGAGTCCGGCTGGCAAGGGCCGATCTTGCTGTTGGAAGGCTTTTTCAAAGCGCAGGATTTAGCCCTGCTGGATCGCTATCGTTTAACGACGTCGGTGCACAGCGATTGGCAACTGGCGGCAATAGCCGAAGCCAAATTATCGGCACCGCTGGATGTTTACCTGAAAGTGAACAGCGGCATGAATCGTCTGGGATTTGCCCCGGACCGGTTGCACGCCGTTTGGTTGAAAGCTCAGCAGATAAGCAATATTGCCAGCCTGACGCTAATGAGCCATTTCGCCACCGCCGACGGCCCGCAGGGGGTAGTCGAACAGATGGAGACCATTGAAGAGGCTGCAGCAGGTATCACTTCGCCGCGCTGTCTGGCCAACTCCGCCGCCACTTTGTGGCATCCGGAAACCCACGGCAGTTGGGTGCGACCGGGTATTGTGCTTTACGGCGCCTCCCCAAACGGCCAATCGAGAGATATTGCCGACAGCGGACTGAAGCCGACGATGACGCTGAGCAGCGAAATCATTGGGATTCAAACGCTGAAAAAGAACGACCAGGTCGGTTATGGCTGGCGTTATCGCGCCGAGGGGGCACAACGCATCGGAGTGGTCGCCTGTGGCTATGCCGACGGTTATCCGCGCCATGCGCAGACCGGTACGCCGGTCTGGGTGGACGGCGTGCTGACGCGAACGCTGGGTACGGTGTCGATGGATATGCTGGTCGTCGATCTGACGCCCTGTCCGCACGCCGAAATCGGTGCAGAAGTGGAGTTGTGGGGGCGGCGCCTGCCGGTTGACGATGTCGCCGCCGCGGCAGGCACGCTGGGCTATGAATTGCTGACGGCGTTAGCCGCCAGAGTCCCGATAGTGACCGAGGCCTGA
- a CDS encoding ABC transporter ATP-binding protein — MNNLPVSGEMPFISLQQVCRQYSSGAGGLQPTDLNLYSAERVGLVGCSGAGKSTLLKLLLALEAADAGHILCQGEEIRPAPVHRLRWYRRLVQYVPQDAHASLNPRHRVVELITAPLRQLGPRQDFGIAAERALQQVELDESLLYVRAGQLSGGQAQRVALARAIALKPRFLLADEPVSGLDLPLRQQIIALLDQVARQQNMGMLLVSHDISLVASLCQRTLVMASGVIVEDRPTHELLHTPRHSATRRLIDAIPLLPPLFQH, encoded by the coding sequence ATGAACAATCTGCCCGTGAGCGGGGAAATGCCCTTTATCAGCCTGCAGCAGGTTTGCCGACAATATTCATCAGGGGCCGGTGGGCTACAACCTACCGATCTGAATCTGTACTCCGCAGAACGGGTTGGATTAGTGGGCTGCTCCGGGGCCGGGAAATCAACGCTGCTTAAGCTGTTGCTGGCGCTCGAAGCGGCGGACGCCGGTCATATCCTGTGCCAGGGCGAGGAAATCCGTCCCGCCCCGGTTCATAGATTGCGCTGGTATCGGCGGTTAGTGCAGTACGTACCGCAGGACGCCCATGCTTCGCTGAATCCTCGCCACAGGGTAGTGGAATTGATTACCGCCCCCTTGCGCCAACTCGGCCCACGTCAAGATTTTGGTATCGCTGCCGAACGGGCTTTGCAACAGGTCGAATTGGATGAAAGCCTGCTGTATGTGCGAGCCGGACAACTCTCCGGCGGGCAGGCGCAACGGGTAGCCCTGGCGCGTGCTATTGCGCTGAAACCCCGTTTTTTACTGGCCGATGAACCGGTCAGCGGCCTGGACTTGCCGCTGCGTCAGCAGATCATCGCCCTGCTCGACCAGGTTGCCCGCCAGCAAAATATGGGCATGTTGCTTGTCTCCCACGATATTTCACTGGTCGCTAGCTTATGTCAGCGCACGCTGGTGATGGCGTCTGGCGTCATCGTGGAAGACCGCCCCACCCACGAACTGCTTCACACCCCGAGGCATTCCGCTACCCGCCGTTTGATCGACGCCATTCCGCTGTTACCGCCACTTTTTCAGCACTAA
- a CDS encoding 3'-5' exonuclease — MHHLMLDIETLDIKPSAVILVVAAVFFDPQTGQLGAEFENAVSSQKDQPGRTISLDTVAWWAKQSDEARKLAFGGTESLKRTLTNLSRFIHMNSTDQVKVWGNGKEFDCTILEHAFQQLDMPCPWKFWDTQDVRTVITLAELLGFNPKKERAFEGTPHRALDDAKHQARYVADTISALYYRKAAAS; from the coding sequence ATGCACCATCTGATGTTAGACATAGAAACGCTGGACATAAAACCGAGCGCGGTGATCCTGGTGGTGGCCGCCGTGTTTTTCGATCCCCAAACCGGCCAGCTCGGTGCCGAATTTGAAAATGCCGTCAGCAGCCAAAAAGATCAGCCTGGCAGAACCATCAGCCTGGACACCGTCGCCTGGTGGGCAAAACAGTCGGACGAAGCACGCAAGTTGGCTTTCGGCGGTACGGAAAGCCTCAAGCGTACGCTGACCAACCTGAGCCGCTTTATCCATATGAACAGCACTGACCAGGTTAAAGTCTGGGGCAACGGTAAGGAGTTTGACTGCACCATCCTTGAGCATGCCTTTCAGCAACTGGACATGCCCTGCCCGTGGAAATTTTGGGACACGCAGGATGTGCGTACGGTGATCACTCTGGCCGAATTGCTGGGCTTTAATCCCAAGAAAGAGCGGGCATTCGAGGGCACGCCCCATCGTGCACTCGACGATGCCAAACATCAGGCGCGCTACGTGGCGGATACCATTTCCGCACTTTATTATCGCAAAGCCGCAGCGTCGTGA
- a CDS encoding GhoT/OrtT family toxin, producing the protein MSSLWVATQYFYLIGLVVSMIFTYLVSRDTIKIRFLSALTIGLTWPLSLPVVLMFSLF; encoded by the coding sequence ATGTCGTCGCTGTGGGTTGCAACACAATACTTTTATTTAATTGGCTTGGTAGTTTCTATGATTTTCACCTATCTGGTCAGCCGGGACACCATAAAGATTCGTTTTCTCAGTGCCTTAACGATTGGTTTGACCTGGCCCCTGAGCCTACCGGTAGTGTTGATGTTCTCCTTGTTCTGA
- a CDS encoding multidrug effflux MFS transporter encodes MQKFLFLLLSLVLLGPLGIDLYLPTIPAIAVGLNSSEALIQSTISLFILVLGLGQIIAGPLVDNYGRKPVALAGIVIYMIGAAMAALATTPTLFVASRLLQGVAVCCTAVVAFSGVRDRMNGDDAARAFGFLNGTLNIIPALAPLLGGLLAEAFGWRAPFWFLVCYALAVLVLIALRLPETRPADTVRVKGLPVRQYARILKDRRFLSFAVVNSGAMGMALTYVSLAPNVLMGTAGLTPLQFSLVFGANGFWIMLVSFFANRIIHKVGRPVCLATGGILMGIGCVGLLLGVSWLSGPAQTHWLAYMLPVASACAGLAFVMGPATSYALEPYSNEAGVASALVGFVQMAGGAGLGLLAMALPLQPKLSLALVMLVGCLLALHARQRSKQIKGQLKKIA; translated from the coding sequence ATGCAAAAATTTCTGTTTCTGCTTCTTAGCCTGGTGCTGCTCGGCCCGCTGGGTATCGATCTCTATCTGCCGACAATTCCGGCCATCGCTGTCGGCCTTAACAGCAGTGAAGCGCTGATCCAGTCCACCATTTCACTGTTCATTCTGGTGCTGGGTCTCGGGCAGATTATTGCCGGGCCGCTGGTGGATAACTATGGCCGCAAGCCCGTGGCGCTGGCCGGTATTGTCATCTATATGATTGGTGCGGCCATGGCGGCGCTGGCCACGACGCCGACGCTGTTCGTCGCGTCTCGTTTGCTGCAGGGCGTAGCGGTCTGCTGTACCGCCGTTGTGGCATTTAGCGGCGTGCGCGATCGTATGAACGGCGATGACGCGGCTCGCGCCTTTGGCTTCCTCAACGGCACGCTTAACATTATTCCCGCGCTGGCCCCGCTGCTGGGTGGGTTACTGGCGGAAGCCTTTGGCTGGCGTGCGCCGTTCTGGTTCCTGGTGTGTTATGCCCTGGCCGTATTGGTGTTGATCGCACTGCGCCTGCCGGAAACCCGTCCGGCGGACACGGTGCGTGTTAAAGGTTTACCGGTACGCCAATATGCTCGCATCCTCAAAGATCGCCGTTTTCTGTCCTTCGCCGTGGTGAACTCCGGCGCGATGGGCATGGCGTTGACCTACGTCTCGCTGGCACCCAATGTGCTGATGGGCACCGCCGGGCTGACGCCATTGCAATTCTCGCTGGTGTTCGGTGCCAACGGCTTTTGGATCATGCTGGTGAGTTTTTTTGCCAACCGCATCATTCACAAAGTGGGACGTCCGGTATGCCTGGCCACCGGGGGAATTCTGATGGGTATCGGGTGCGTAGGCCTGTTGCTCGGGGTTAGCTGGCTCTCCGGCCCGGCGCAAACCCATTGGCTGGCCTATATGTTGCCCGTCGCCAGCGCCTGTGCGGGCTTGGCCTTCGTGATGGGCCCGGCGACCAGTTACGCGCTGGAGCCCTACTCCAACGAGGCCGGTGTCGCTTCTGCGTTGGTGGGTTTCGTGCAGATGGCCGGTGGCGCAGGCCTGGGTCTGTTGGCGATGGCGCTGCCGTTGCAACCCAAGCTGTCGCTGGCGCTGGTGATGCTGGTAGGTTGCCTGCTGGCGCTGCACGCAAGGCAGCGCAGCAAGCAAATCAAGGGGCAACTGAAGAAAATTGCCTGA
- a CDS encoding YqaE/Pmp3 family membrane protein, whose product MSFWRIVFTIILPPLGVLLDKGIGGAFILNIILTLFGYFPGLIHAFWIQTKQ is encoded by the coding sequence ATGAGTTTTTGGAGAATCGTATTTACCATCATCCTGCCCCCGCTGGGCGTACTGCTGGATAAAGGTATAGGCGGCGCGTTTATCCTCAATATTATCCTCACCTTGTTTGGCTACTTCCCGGGCCTGATCCACGCATTCTGGATCCAGACGAAACAGTAG
- a CDS encoding ABC transporter ATP-binding protein, giving the protein MESQTPPLLTVEHLTLSLNAEVKIHDLSFTLHAGERLCLLGASGSGKSLTAAAILGTLPVGVTVSGSIRLQGREVNGLRLQRRKNTELAAIFQDPFTSLNPLTSVGQQLILALRSQNALTKRQAQHCAAELLTALGMSPDNVMPRYPNQLSGGQCQRICAALALLGEKSLLIADEPTTALDMVSQHQLINILKSYTERPSAPALLFITHDLAVAASLCQRAIVLVNGEIVEQGSFARLLQSPAHPYTQRLVASAQRPAFNRPPSLSLAG; this is encoded by the coding sequence ATGGAAAGCCAAACCCCGCCGTTACTTACCGTAGAACACCTGACGCTCTCACTGAACGCAGAGGTCAAGATCCACGATCTGAGCTTCACTTTGCATGCAGGTGAACGTTTATGCCTGCTGGGCGCATCGGGTTCCGGAAAATCACTGACCGCCGCCGCCATTCTGGGAACGCTGCCGGTCGGAGTAACGGTTAGCGGTTCGATTCGACTGCAAGGGCGAGAAGTGAATGGCCTGCGTTTGCAACGGCGTAAAAACACTGAATTGGCCGCCATTTTTCAGGATCCTTTTACCAGCCTCAATCCCCTGACCAGCGTGGGTCAGCAACTGATCCTGGCGCTACGCAGCCAAAATGCCCTGACGAAACGCCAGGCCCAGCACTGCGCTGCGGAGTTGCTGACAGCGTTGGGAATGTCGCCGGACAACGTCATGCCGCGTTACCCCAATCAACTGTCCGGGGGCCAATGTCAGCGAATATGCGCAGCACTGGCCTTGCTCGGGGAGAAAAGCCTGCTGATCGCAGATGAACCCACCACCGCTCTGGACATGGTCAGCCAGCATCAGCTGATTAATATCCTGAAAAGCTACACCGAACGCCCCAGTGCGCCAGCGTTACTGTTTATTACTCACGATCTCGCCGTTGCCGCCAGCCTGTGCCAACGTGCCATCGTGCTGGTTAACGGGGAAATAGTCGAGCAGGGTTCCTTCGCACGGTTGTTACAGTCCCCCGCGCATCCCTACACCCAACGGCTGGTGGCCAGTGCTCAACGCCCGGCATTTAACCGGCCCCCATCACTGAGCCTGGCAGGGTAA